Proteins co-encoded in one Acidovorax sp. 69 genomic window:
- the fliP gene encoding flagellar type III secretion system pore protein FliP (The bacterial flagellar biogenesis protein FliP forms a type III secretion system (T3SS)-type pore required for flagellar assembly.): protein MHSAALAQSAGSLPLVVGSGPSGASYSVPIQTLLFFTALSFLPAVLLMMTGFTRIVIVLSLLRQAIGTQSAPPNQVIIGLSLFLTFFVMGPTLDRVYQDAYVPYTNNTITFEQALDKAEAPMRSFMLKQTRQSDFALFSRLARLDPKVTAETAPIRVLVPAFVTSELKSAFQIGFMIFIPFLVIDMVVSSILMSLGMMMLSPVLVALPFKLMLFVLADGWNLLIGSLAASFVT from the coding sequence ATGCACAGCGCTGCCCTTGCGCAGTCCGCTGGATCTTTGCCATTGGTTGTGGGCAGTGGGCCATCTGGCGCAAGCTACTCGGTGCCTATCCAGACCCTGCTCTTCTTCACCGCATTGTCATTCTTGCCGGCAGTGCTGCTGATGATGACGGGTTTTACGCGTATTGTGATTGTGTTGTCTCTGTTGCGCCAAGCTATAGGCACACAGTCTGCTCCGCCCAATCAGGTCATCATTGGTCTCTCGCTGTTCCTGACGTTCTTTGTGATGGGGCCTACCCTGGACCGCGTGTATCAGGACGCGTATGTGCCCTACACCAATAACACCATCACCTTTGAGCAGGCTCTGGATAAAGCCGAAGCGCCGATGCGCAGTTTCATGCTCAAGCAGACTCGTCAATCTGACTTTGCGTTGTTTTCAAGGCTGGCTCGCCTTGATCCGAAGGTGACGGCAGAGACGGCACCGATTCGTGTGCTTGTACCGGCCTTTGTGACCAGTGAACTGAAGTCTGCGTTTCAGATTGGCTTCATGATCTTCATCCCTTTCCTGGTTATCGACATGGTGGTGTCAAGCATCCTGATGTCGTTGGGCATGATGATGTTGTCACCTGTTCTCGTGGCACTGCCCTTCAAACTTATGCTGTTTGTGTTGGCTGACGGCTGGAATCTGCTGATCGGCTCACTGGCCGCCAGCTTTGTAACCTGA
- the fliQ gene encoding flagellar biosynthesis protein FliQ: protein MTPQMVLTIGRDALTLLLMISMPVLGVVMAVGLIVSIFQAVTQIHEATLAFVPKLIAAMVVFAIAGPWMLSTLVDFIRRTIESIPSMIG, encoded by the coding sequence ATGACCCCGCAAATGGTGCTGACCATTGGACGCGACGCCTTGACACTGTTGCTGATGATTTCGATGCCGGTGTTGGGTGTCGTCATGGCGGTCGGTTTGATCGTGAGCATTTTTCAGGCAGTGACGCAAATCCACGAAGCGACCTTGGCATTCGTCCCCAAGTTGATTGCTGCGATGGTCGTTTTTGCGATTGCCGGGCCTTGGATGCTCAGCACCCTGGTTGACTTCATACGCAGAACCATTGAGTCCATTCCGTCGATGATTGGATGA
- the fliR gene encoding flagellar biosynthetic protein FliR, translated as MITFSEAQIMAWLSPILWPFLRVLALFSVAPVFSMRVVPMRVKIGLAFLVALCAQGVLGDQPIISVNGREAFGTAAQQVAVGLAIGFSVRLVFTAVELAGEIIGLQMGLNFASFFDPSSNAQISAVARFFGHMSMLLFIVINGHLLILMAVVKSFDRFPVDGNFLQALGQMRLYELGASLFSSALWIAMPMIALLLFVNLTMGIISRVAPQMNIYAVGFPVTLTVGMLGIAATLPMLEQPVMALMQQAVDLFATQR; from the coding sequence GTGATTACATTCTCTGAGGCCCAGATCATGGCCTGGTTGTCTCCCATCCTCTGGCCATTTTTACGGGTTTTGGCCTTGTTTTCTGTAGCTCCGGTGTTTTCGATGCGGGTGGTGCCGATGCGGGTGAAAATCGGGCTTGCCTTTCTGGTGGCTTTGTGTGCTCAGGGGGTGTTGGGTGATCAACCCATCATCAGCGTGAACGGCCGTGAAGCCTTTGGTACCGCTGCGCAGCAGGTGGCTGTGGGCCTGGCAATTGGTTTTTCAGTGCGTCTTGTATTCACGGCCGTGGAGTTGGCGGGTGAAATCATTGGATTGCAGATGGGGCTCAATTTCGCGTCATTTTTTGATCCATCATCCAATGCGCAGATCAGTGCCGTGGCACGGTTTTTTGGGCACATGTCCATGCTGCTATTCATTGTTATCAATGGCCACTTATTAATTCTGATGGCCGTGGTCAAGAGCTTCGACCGGTTTCCGGTGGACGGAAACTTTTTGCAGGCCCTCGGGCAGATGCGGCTCTATGAGCTGGGGGCTTCCCTTTTTTCCAGCGCGCTCTGGATTGCCATGCCGATGATCGCGCTTTTGCTCTTCGTCAACTTGACCATGGGCATCATCTCTCGGGTGGCTCCCCAAATGAACATCTACGCCGTGGGTTTCCCTGTTACGCTGACGGTGGGTATGTTGGGTATTGCTGCGACCTTGCCCATGCTGGAGCAGCCTGTGATGGCGTTGATGCAGCAGGCGGTGGATCTGTTTGCGACGCAGCGTTAG